The following proteins are encoded in a genomic region of Ammospiza caudacuta isolate bAmmCau1 chromosome 3, bAmmCau1.pri, whole genome shotgun sequence:
- the CCDC167 gene encoding LOW QUALITY PROTEIN: coiled-coil domain-containing protein 167 (The sequence of the model RefSeq protein was modified relative to this genomic sequence to represent the inferred CDS: inserted 1 base in 1 codon) has translation MAPAQPSQARPRSRAVAHGAXLRMRGGRGRTMGRRRAGPSVAREIDGLEEKLARCRQSMEEVDLKLRREKLSPEGRKSLERERNLLMTKADNYEKELSVLRKENRKNAALAVAMALLIALIYACWTM, from the exons ATGGCACccgcccagcccagccaagcgCGGCCCCGCTCCAGGGCGGTGGCGCACGGGG CCCTGCGCAtgcgcggcgggcggggccggaCCATGGGCAGGCGGCGAGCGGGGCCCAGCGTGGCCCGGGAG ATTGATGGACTGGAGGAGAAGCTGGCACGCTGCAGACAGAGCATGGAAGAGGTGGACCTAAAGCTGCGCAGGGAGAAGCTCAGCCCCGAAGGAAG AAAGTCACTGGAGAGAGAGCGAAACTTACTAATGACCAAAGCTGACAACTATG AGAAAGAACTGAGTGTGCTTCGTAAGGAAAATCGCAAGAATGCTGCCCTTGCTGTGGCCATGGCATTGCTGATTGCTCTTATTTACGCCTGCTGGACAATGTGA